A genomic region of Planococcus kocurii contains the following coding sequences:
- a CDS encoding YitT family protein, translated as MNKWTRLLLIFVSSIVLGFAFNMFLLPHEVLAGGVTGIAMMLGLVTPLNAGLWMIILNIPILVVGWMKLGKTFIANSLFSVVVTSVSMLYIPVVKLTEDALLSTVFGGVIAGAAIGIIIRFYSSTGGFDVIGLLLSRKRDIPLGALVFGLNSVVVFVSGFIFSWELAMYTMASIYISGLVLDRVHTRHIKLSLMVVTNQGDAVKKELLDNLYRGITVVDGEGAYSATKVKVLYSVISRHELAFVRPLIKKIDPQAFVSISETMEVMGNFRKDDNFMKNSI; from the coding sequence ATGAATAAATGGACGAGATTATTACTGATTTTTGTTTCTTCGATTGTTCTTGGATTTGCGTTTAATATGTTCTTACTGCCGCATGAAGTATTAGCAGGCGGAGTAACGGGTATTGCGATGATGCTAGGATTGGTAACCCCTTTGAACGCGGGGCTTTGGATGATCATTTTGAACATCCCGATTCTTGTTGTGGGCTGGATGAAGCTCGGCAAGACGTTTATCGCAAACAGTCTGTTTTCTGTTGTCGTGACTTCGGTTTCGATGTTGTATATTCCTGTCGTTAAATTGACAGAGGATGCATTACTTTCTACTGTTTTCGGGGGGGTAATTGCAGGAGCAGCCATTGGAATCATTATTCGCTTTTATAGTTCGACTGGCGGATTTGACGTGATTGGCTTGTTGTTGTCGAGAAAACGCGATATTCCATTAGGTGCACTCGTTTTTGGACTTAATAGTGTCGTCGTTTTTGTATCGGGCTTTATTTTTTCATGGGAATTGGCGATGTACACAATGGCTTCTATCTATATCTCGGGTCTAGTACTTGACCGTGTTCACACGCGTCATATTAAACTGAGCTTAATGGTCGTGACCAATCAAGGAGATGCAGTAAAAAAAGAGCTGCTCGATAATTTATATCGAGGAATTACGGTAGTGGACGGTGAAGGTGCATATTCAGCAACTAAAGTAAAAGTTCTTTATAGTGTGATTAGCCGTCATGAATTAGCATTTGTCAGACCATTGATAAAGAAAATTGATCCACAGGCATTCGTGAGCATTAGCGAAACGATGGAAGTCATGGGGAATTTCAGAAAAGACGATAACTTCATGAAAAACTCAATCTAA
- a CDS encoding PPK2 family polyphosphate kinase — protein MNTDKYAVKKDEKIKLSDYPTTDENKFSETQLKDELIPKSIKKLKELHMKLHAQEEKGIVVVLQAMDAAGKDEAITYIFSNLTAQGLKTTSFKKPTETELAHDYLWRFREGMPARGQIGILNRSYYEEVIAPRVHNLLEETPLPDELIDENIWNARYRQINDFERYMVENGFPVVKFFFNMSYDEQRRRLLERMKNPEKNWEFSFNDVKEREHWDGYQGIFEDLLTNTSTEYAPWYALPADDEWYSRYIVSEVMVEALQRIDPQYPKITGEEKEKLKKAIRQLEKEE, from the coding sequence ATGAATACCGATAAATACGCAGTTAAAAAAGATGAGAAAATAAAGCTTTCCGATTACCCAACGACTGATGAAAACAAATTCAGTGAAACACAGCTGAAAGACGAGTTGATTCCTAAAAGTATCAAAAAGCTTAAAGAGCTGCATATGAAACTCCATGCTCAGGAAGAGAAAGGGATTGTTGTTGTCCTTCAAGCGATGGATGCCGCGGGAAAAGATGAAGCGATCACCTATATTTTTTCGAATTTAACAGCTCAAGGGCTAAAGACAACTTCGTTTAAAAAGCCAACTGAAACAGAACTTGCTCATGATTATTTGTGGCGTTTTCGTGAAGGAATGCCAGCAAGAGGACAGATTGGCATTTTAAATCGTTCTTATTATGAAGAAGTGATTGCCCCAAGAGTTCATAACTTGCTTGAAGAGACACCACTTCCAGACGAATTGATTGACGAAAATATTTGGAATGCCCGTTATCGTCAAATCAATGACTTTGAGCGCTATATGGTGGAAAACGGCTTTCCAGTAGTAAAATTCTTTTTTAATATGTCTTATGATGAACAGCGTCGTCGATTGCTTGAACGTATGAAAAATCCAGAAAAAAACTGGGAGTTTTCATTTAATGACGTAAAAGAACGTGAGCATTGGGATGGCTATCAAGGAATTTTTGAAGATTTACTAACTAATACATCAACAGAATATGCGCCTTGGTATGCTCTTCCTGCTGATGATGAGTGGTATTCGCGTTACATCGTTTCGGAAGTGATGGTCGAAGCATTGCAGCGGATAGACCCGCAGTACCCGAAAATTACGGGAGAAGAAAAAGAAAAACTGAAAAAAGCAATTCGACAATTGGAAAAAGAGGAATAG
- a CDS encoding VOC family protein: MITKLFPYLYFEGKGQEATHFYTDALGGKIAGILTYGEANEGDMEGVPEAARDMIMNAQVDLENGDLLMISDVVPEMGTAFRHGTNMALTLFFNDMEEARTVFHKLAEEGTISMELHKTFWSPLFGTLTDKFGIDWQISVEGETS; the protein is encoded by the coding sequence GTGATTACCAAACTATTTCCCTATTTATATTTTGAAGGTAAAGGTCAGGAAGCGACACATTTTTACACAGATGCATTGGGCGGGAAAATAGCAGGAATCCTGACATACGGTGAGGCAAATGAAGGAGACATGGAAGGTGTGCCGGAAGCGGCAAGAGATATGATAATGAACGCACAAGTCGATTTGGAAAATGGAGATCTATTAATGATCTCAGATGTGGTGCCGGAGATGGGGACAGCATTTCGACATGGCACAAATATGGCACTTACGTTATTTTTTAATGACATGGAAGAAGCACGAACCGTTTTCCATAAACTAGCTGAAGAAGGTACCATTTCTATGGAGTTACACAAAACATTCTGGAGTCCCCTGTTTGGAACTTTAACGGATAAATTTGGAATCGATTGGCAAATTTCGGTTGAAGGTGAAACAAGTTAA
- a CDS encoding zinc-dependent alcohol dehydrogenase family protein, which yields MKIKSAVLREIGAKTPYEKSQPIKIETLELDSPQKGEVLIQIKAASLCHSDLSVMNGSRPRPVPMALGHEAAGVVVEIGEDVIDLELGDHVACVFVPSCGHCGPCREGRPALCEPGAAANTAGTLLGGGNRLHTETEIINHHLGVSAFSEYAVVSRNSVVKVNKEIPFEKAALFGCAVITGVGAVVNTASIKLGSTVAVVGLGGVGLSALLGAIAAGASRIVAVDINETKLKQAKELGATDVFNSKDADVVEQIRKVTGGGLDYAFETAGVVPAMDVAYGITKRGGTTVTTGLPHPENQFSFPYVSLTAEERTLKGSYVGSCVPSRDIPRYMDLFQKDRLPVDKLITDFITLDDINKGFDLLAKGDSSRIIIKF from the coding sequence ATGAAAATAAAGTCAGCAGTATTAAGAGAAATTGGAGCTAAAACTCCTTACGAAAAAAGCCAACCGATTAAAATTGAAACCTTAGAATTAGATTCGCCGCAAAAGGGAGAAGTACTGATTCAAATAAAGGCAGCCAGTTTATGTCATTCTGATTTGTCAGTAATGAACGGAAGTCGGCCACGTCCTGTGCCAATGGCTCTTGGTCACGAAGCAGCGGGTGTCGTTGTAGAAATAGGCGAAGATGTAATCGACTTAGAGCTTGGCGATCACGTTGCTTGTGTGTTCGTACCAAGCTGTGGACATTGTGGTCCATGCCGAGAAGGACGTCCTGCCTTGTGTGAACCAGGTGCTGCAGCCAATACGGCAGGAACCTTATTAGGTGGCGGAAATCGACTTCACACAGAAACGGAAATCATCAATCATCACTTAGGAGTGTCCGCTTTTTCGGAATATGCCGTAGTATCTAGGAACTCAGTCGTCAAAGTAAATAAAGAAATTCCGTTTGAAAAAGCAGCCTTGTTTGGCTGTGCGGTCATTACCGGTGTTGGAGCCGTCGTTAATACGGCAAGTATCAAACTGGGCAGTACCGTTGCCGTAGTTGGACTTGGGGGTGTTGGACTCAGTGCATTACTCGGAGCAATCGCTGCAGGAGCGAGTCGCATAGTAGCAGTGGACATCAATGAAACCAAACTAAAGCAAGCAAAAGAGTTGGGCGCAACAGACGTCTTCAATTCAAAGGATGCGGACGTTGTTGAACAAATTCGTAAAGTGACAGGTGGCGGTTTGGACTATGCTTTTGAAACCGCGGGAGTGGTACCTGCGATGGATGTCGCTTATGGCATCACGAAGCGTGGGGGAACTACGGTCACGACCGGGTTACCTCATCCGGAAAATCAATTTTCTTTTCCGTACGTCTCGTTAACTGCGGAAGAACGAACACTCAAAGGGTCCTATGTGGGCAGCTGTGTACCGAGCCGCGATATTCCACGTTACATGGATTTGTTTCAGAAAGACCGGTTACCTGTCGATAAACTGATTACCGATTTTATTACACTAGATGACATCAATAAAGGTTTTGATCTGTTAGCAAAAGGCGACTCTTCACGAATTATTATCAAGTTTTAG
- a CDS encoding aldehyde dehydrogenase family protein → MLEIGTCRFGSIIEGNKVIKAGLREISVNDPYTHKVIGNFSCATTEDATQAVICSHRVYTKIMKKMPAQKRSEILRETANRIESEIDQLAYFLSLETVKPLKTNRLEVAHAIAVLRYASEGAKTIYAERMPLTRASEKLTQMGMTKRISLGVVSVFTSINLPFNLLIDQLASAIAAGNTVILQPSEKAVLSFALLYRLFEKSGLPKGVMNIVMGTDENLARIITTHPKTKYVIFTDNHNLKTDGMTIRKKVILSHDYKTLHIVFRDANLDTAVYAAVIGGITHADASYTSVQQIYVEREIYLVFLEKLTQKVKSLKIGNPLDETIDVGPMITEQAAERVATWVRETLEQGATLSAGGYRKEAFMEPTIISDVSINIKQRSTDRFAPVITIIPFSAEKEIINPINESNCCSRAVVFTCDMKRVIHLGNVLTSKKVYINEGAGDHPINGSDKSVDAKAVLKDEVISAIKDMTEVKLIRTEL, encoded by the coding sequence ATGCTTGAAATTGGGACGTGCCGTTTCGGTTCGATTATTGAAGGGAACAAAGTCATTAAAGCAGGTCTTAGAGAAATTAGCGTGAACGATCCTTATACTCATAAAGTAATCGGAAATTTTTCATGTGCGACAACAGAAGATGCAACTCAGGCAGTTATTTGTTCGCATCGTGTCTACACAAAAATCATGAAGAAAATGCCGGCTCAGAAACGATCAGAAATACTAAGGGAAACAGCTAATCGAATAGAAAGCGAAATCGATCAACTTGCGTATTTCTTGTCTTTAGAAACAGTCAAGCCGTTAAAGACCAACCGTTTAGAAGTGGCACACGCTATAGCTGTGTTGCGTTACGCTTCAGAAGGCGCAAAAACAATCTACGCGGAAAGAATGCCACTAACTCGTGCGAGTGAAAAATTGACTCAGATGGGTATGACAAAGCGGATTTCTCTTGGGGTAGTAAGCGTCTTTACGTCGATTAACTTACCATTTAATTTATTGATCGATCAACTTGCTTCAGCGATTGCAGCGGGCAATACAGTCATCTTGCAACCATCAGAAAAAGCAGTACTTTCTTTTGCTTTGCTCTACCGTCTATTTGAAAAATCCGGATTGCCCAAAGGGGTAATGAATATTGTTATGGGGACTGACGAGAACCTAGCGAGAATAATAACAACCCACCCTAAAACTAAATATGTGATCTTTACTGACAATCACAACTTGAAAACAGACGGAATGACCATACGCAAAAAAGTCATTCTCTCACATGATTACAAGACACTGCATATTGTTTTTAGAGATGCTAATTTGGACACAGCAGTTTACGCTGCAGTAATTGGGGGCATTACACACGCAGACGCAAGCTATACATCAGTTCAGCAAATTTATGTAGAAAGAGAAATTTATTTAGTTTTTCTTGAAAAGCTTACTCAAAAAGTAAAATCACTTAAAATAGGAAATCCTCTAGACGAGACAATTGATGTCGGGCCGATGATTACTGAACAAGCAGCCGAAAGAGTAGCAACATGGGTAAGAGAAACGCTTGAACAAGGCGCAACTTTATCAGCAGGTGGATACCGTAAAGAGGCTTTCATGGAACCTACTATTATTAGTGATGTATCGATTAATATAAAGCAACGTAGTACCGATCGATTTGCCCCAGTCATTACGATTATTCCGTTTAGTGCTGAAAAAGAAATAATTAATCCTATTAATGAATCCAACTGCTGCTCACGAGCAGTCGTATTCACATGTGATATGAAACGAGTTATACACCTAGGTAATGTCTTGACATCAAAAAAGGTCTATATCAACGAAGGTGCAGGCGATCATCCTATCAATGGTTCTGACAAGAGCGTTGATGCTAAGGCTGTGCTTAAAGATGAAGTTATCTCGGCAATCAAAGATATGACCGAAGTGAAATTAATTCGTACTGAATTGTGA
- a CDS encoding MEDS domain-containing protein, with translation MGKEIVSVQDKFQLSKGDHVFYYVEELERYIDNAVSFVMDGMEQGDQILLVENERLYPKILTHLEKLLSKEQLENVHYVNSFTFYWKNGNFHPPTILDYFSRIINPFLEKDLSFRTWGHIEWRDETEIISDIKEYEQAIEQLVPQLKAISVCAYDAPRLSDSLKDVLMNCHDYLMTDNNVSPISRQSN, from the coding sequence TTGGGAAAAGAAATCGTAAGTGTTCAGGACAAATTTCAATTATCTAAAGGCGATCACGTTTTTTATTATGTGGAAGAACTGGAGCGTTACATTGATAATGCTGTTTCCTTTGTTATGGACGGTATGGAGCAAGGAGACCAAATTCTACTTGTTGAAAATGAACGTCTTTACCCAAAGATATTGACACATCTAGAGAAACTTCTATCTAAAGAACAATTAGAAAATGTACATTATGTTAATAGCTTTACGTTTTATTGGAAGAATGGAAATTTTCATCCGCCAACGATTTTAGATTATTTTTCTCGAATCATCAATCCTTTTCTCGAAAAAGATTTGAGCTTTCGTACTTGGGGACATATCGAGTGGCGTGATGAAACAGAAATCATTAGCGATATTAAAGAATATGAACAAGCAATTGAGCAACTTGTACCACAGCTTAAAGCCATTTCTGTTTGTGCCTACGATGCTCCTCGACTCTCGGATTCGCTTAAAGACGTTCTAATGAATTGCCATGACTATCTGATGACCGACAACAACGTTTCGCCAATCTCAAGGCAGTCTAATTAA